Below is a genomic region from Citrobacter tructae.
CGCGCCGCTTTGGTGCGAATGCGCATTGCATTTAACAGGGTATGACCAAAAACGGCACCAAGGATCCCGACAAAAATAACGCAGACGGCGCTGATAGCCGGAATGCCACCAATACTTCCGCCCACCGCCATGGCGATAGGCGTGGTCACCGACTTCGGCATGATAGACGCGGCGATTTCCGGTGATGCCCCCATCAGTAACGCAACCGTGGTACCGGTGACCATCGCCACAATGCTACCGGCAAAGCAGATAGCAATAATGGATTTCCAGCGGGCGCGGATTTGGTGCAGCTGTTCGTACAGCGGGTATGCCAGCGCGACCACGGCGGGTTGCAGCAAATCGTTCAGCACTTCGCTGCCTTTGAAATAGTGATCGTAGGGAATACCGGTCAGGATCAGAAAAGGGATGATGACCACCATGGCAACAAGCAGTGGGTTCAGCAGCGGCATTTTAAACCGCGCCGCCAACTTACGTGCGCCAAAAAATACCGCTAAGGTGAGGGGTAATGACCACCAGATATACGACATCATTCTTTCGATCCTTTTTGCCCAACGATTTTGCGTTCACCGTGTACAAGGTGCGAGCTCCAGCTCACCACCAGGAAAACGACCAGCGTACTGATGGTGCAGGACACCACAACCGGCCCAAATTGTGCGCGTAGCAAGTCAAAGTACTGCATGATCCCCACGCCAATCGGCACAAACAGCAGTGCCATGTAGCGAATCAGGACATAACAACCGGGGTTAACCCATTTCGCGGGCAGTATCTGCAATGCCAGCAGTACAAAAAGAATCAGCATGCCGATAATGCTGCCAGGGATGGTGATTGGCAGCAGTGAGGCAAGAAAAATACCCGCATAGAGGCAGGCATAAATCAGGACAAACGCGCGTAAATATTGCCAGATAATGTTCAGTGACTTGCTCATAGTAGAAACCCTTGACGAAACTCATTCATCATACAATTAAACTTAAAAACGTGCTACCGATCACATCATGAATTCTAAGCATAGTGGAAATAGATATCTGGAACATCGGGCAATAACCCTAATCAACAGGACGACCTCTGTGCGCCGTTTGCGGTGCTTTAATCTATTGCACAGAGACGTTACCATAGCGCCTCTTTTTTTGCGGGTGACGATATGCGTGTATTACTGGCGCCGATGGAAGGCGTGCTCGACTCACTGGTGCGCGAGCTGCTGACCGAAGTCAATGATTATGATTTGTGCATCACCGAGTTTGTGCGCGTGGTGGATCAACTCCTACCGGCAAAAGTGTTTCATCGGCTCTGCCCGGAACTGCATAACAACAGCCGCACCCCATCCGGCACACAGGTACGCATACAATTGCTGGGACAGCATCCACAATGGCTGGCAGAGAACGCGGCCCGTGCGGTTGAGTTGGGATCGTATGGCGTTGACCTGAACTGTGGCTGCCCGTCAAAACTGGTTAACGGCAGCGGCGGTGGTGCGACGCTGCTGAAAGATCCTGAGTTAATCTATCAGGGCGCAAAAGCCATGCGTGAGGCGGTACCAGGCCATTTACCGGTGACGGTGAAAGTGCGTCTGGGTTGGGACAGCAGCGACAGGCAGTTTGAAATTGCCGATGCCGTTCAGCAGGCGGGTGCCAGCGAGCTGGCGGTTCATGGTCGTACCAAAGAGCAGGGCTACAAGGCCGAATATATTAACTGGCAGGCGATTGGTGAGATCTGCCAGCGACTGACTATTCCGGTTATTGCGAATGGTGAAATCTGGGACTGGCAGAGCGCGCAAGATTGCATGGCGGTAACCGGCTGTGACGCGCTGATGATCGGACGTGGGGCACTAAATATTCCTAACCTGAGTCGGGTCGTGAAATACAACGAACCACGGATGCCGTGGCCCGATGTGGTGACACTGCTGAAAAAATACACCCGGCTGGAAAAGCAGGGCGATACCGGGTTATATCATGTGGCGCGTATCAAGCAGTGGTTGGGGTATTTGCGTAAAGAGTATGCTGAAGCCACAACGTTATTTCAGGAAATCCGCGTACTTAATCATTCACCGGATATCGCGCGCGCGATTCAGGCTATTGAGATTTAACCGGCTATTGTTTTGCAAGCCGGATACGGTGTTTACGCCGCCATCCGGCATTGATGTCAGAAAATCATCTTAAACACGCCCGTTACTACCAACAATCCAATCAGAAAAATAATTAAAATAGCCCACAGCAGAATTTTCATTAGCCTTCCCTTTTCGGTGAGTTCAGACTGAGTATAGGAAATTATTGAAAACTCTGCCTACAGGCTCAATTATGCAGGCTTACGTGCGCTGAGCAGAAACACCATCGGGCGCTCTTTCTCTTCATCCAGCGCGGGGTTGGCGGCAATTTGTTCGGCAGACGGTCCCCACTCATCAAGAAAGACAATCTCAAACCCAGCGCTGATTAGCGCGTTGATCCAGGTTGCCAGCTTGCGATGTTGTTTTTTAACCCCTTCAGTAAACCAGTTGCTGATGCGCTCGCCTTCTTGCTGATAGTGATTCACCGGCCAGGACAGTTGTCCGGTTTTATCTTTTATCCAGCCCTGGGTGAGTGGTGCCGTATAAATAGGGTGTTCTGCAGAAAAGACCAACATTCCGCCCGGTGTTAATGACTGGTAAATCGTTACCAATAACCGCTCTATATCCTGTAAATAATGCAGGGCGAGCGAGCTGTAAACCAGTTCAAAGGAATCTGCTGCCAGCGTAAGTGCTTCAAGATCTTCGCGCTGGTACTTAATTCCCTCTCCAGGCGTCATGCTGCGAGCCTGGGCTAACATCTTCTCTGAAATATCAAGACCGACGACGCTTGTGGCGTGGTTATCTCGCGCGTAGCGGCAAAACCAGCCGTATCCGCAGCCTAAATCGAGAACACGCTTATCCTGCAACGAAGGGAGCATCGCCTGTAATATTGGCCATTCGGGGGCGCCGTCGAGTCCTTTTACGGAGCGATCCAGCGTGGCATATCCGGCAAAGAACTCGGGGTCGTCATAGATATTCTGTGACATAATGTCTCCATCCATAAACTATTAAAATTATTTAATCTGTATTATTTGTCGGGTGTATATTTTTCCGATTATATATTTTTATTGCCAAAGATGTATTGCCACGCGTAACTAAAAAAGAAAAAGCGACAAGTCGTAATCTCTGCACATCATTTCTTACCTGTATATCTCCATGAATCGTAATTCTGTTTTTGTCGCGACGGCATTATTGCCGCTTTTTATTCTAATGGCGGGCTGCGCCCCGATGCACGATACCCGCCAGTCGCTCTCACAGCAGACGCCTGCTGCAAATGTTGACTCCGCGTTACCTGCAGCACTTAAAAATGGCTGGCCAGATAGCCAATGGTGGAAGGCGTATCACGATGCCCAGCTTAATGCGCTGATTGACAGCACGTTAAAGAATTCGCCTGATATGCAGGTAGCAGAGCAGCGTATTCAACTGGCGGAGGCGCAGGCTAAGGCCGTTGAGGCGCAGGATGGTCCGCAGATTGATTTTTCGGCGGATGTCGAGCGCCAGAAAATGTCTGCCGAAGGGCTGATGGGACCGTTTGCCATCACCGATCCCGCAGCGGGCACCACCGGACCGTGGTACACCAATGGCACCATGGGGTTAACTGCGGGCTGGAATCTGGACCTGTGGGGCAAGAACCGGGCGGAGGTGACGGCACGTATTGGCGCTGTTAAAGCACGTGAAGCAGAGCGCGAGCAAACCCGCCAACTGCTGGCGAGCGGTGTTTCCCGTCTGTACTGGGAATGGCAGACGCAGGCGGCGCTGAAAACCGTGCTGACGCAGATCGAAACTGAGCAGCAGAACGTCATTAGCGTCGATCGCGAACTGTATCAAAACGGCCTGACTTCCTCGGTAGAAGGTGTCGAGACTGATATTGATTCCAGCAAAACGGAGCAGCAGCTAAATGACGTCAACGGGAAAATGAAGGTGATCGAGGCGCGATTGAGCGCGCTGACCAATACGCAATCCACTTCGTTGAAGCTTCATTCCACGGCGATGCCGGCAGTCGAAAGCCAGTTGCCGTCCCAGTTAGGCTATTCGCTGCTGGCCCGTCGACCCGACTTGCAGGCAGCACACTGGTACATTGAGTCTTCACTGAGCAGTATCGATGCGGCGAAAGCGGCGTTTTATCCCGACGTCAACCTGATGGCTTTTCTGCAGCAGGATGCCTTACACCTGAGCGATTTGTTCCGTCATTCCGCCCAGCAAATGGGGGTAACCGCCGGGTTAACGCTACCGATTTTCGATAGCGGCAGGCTGAACGCGAACCTCGACATCACCAAAGCGCAGAGCAACCTGACCGTTGCCAATTACAACAAAGCCGTCGTCGATGCGGTGAATGATGTCGCACGTGCGGCAACTCAGGTGGATACGCTGGCACAGAAAAACCAGCATCAGCTGCAGATCGAACATGATGCGCAGCGCGTGGTGGGTCTTGCGCAGGCGCGGTTCAACGCTGGGATTATCGCAGGCTCCCGCGTTAGCGAGGCAAAAATTCCGGCGCTGCGTGAGCAGTGTAATGGCCTGATTCTACAAGGTCAGTGGCTGGATGCTTCCATCCAGTTGACCAGCGCGCTGGGTGGCGGATACCACCTGTCCTGACATGTGGGCCCGGCAGATTCAGACGGTCGGGCCCGTTTTTCGTTTATGGCGCCGTTTCATCCACCAGCGGGCGGCCACCATAATTCCGATAACCAGAACCAGCCAGATCCAATGCTTGATGTGCTGGTCAAGGCTGTGCAGCCACGGAGCAACCACTTCTCCGCCCACGTAGCCGAGCGTGGTAAACAGCGATGCCCAGACCAGCGCCCCGAGAATATTCAGCGGTAAGAAGATTTTCGGCGGCAGGTGGCTGGCACCAATCAGCAGGGGGCCAATGACCCGAAAGCCATACATAAAACGCGTACCGACCACGAACAGGTAGGGACGCCGTTGGATCATTTTTTGCGCAGAATGTATTTTTGCCTGATGACGCGAGAAACGACGCAGAATTTTGCCGCCATAACGACGACCGAGCAGATAGAGTAACTGATCGCCAATCATCCCCCCCAGCGCGACGGAGAACACCACCAGCGGAAATTTGAGCAATCCCTGATGCGCCGCAACGCCGCCCAACAGAGTAATGGTTTCGCCTTCGGCCAGGCTGCCAATGACTAACGCCGCATAGCCGTACTGCGCAATAAGATTGTTTATATCCATACGTTTGTATGACCTCCATCGCTCATAGCATACACCCTGTGAATGTTTTATGCCGGAAAAGCCACAACGTAGCGATTCGGTATTTTCCCCATGTACATAAAATAATCAAAAGCTGAATTATACTTGAAGTGTTGAGGTCCGGAGCTGACAAGAAGGGGGCGGTATGAACCATGTCTGGGGGCTATTTTCCCATCCCGATCGTGAAATGCACGTGATTAACAGCGAAAACGAAAGCGTTTCGCATCACTATACCCACCATGTCCTGCTGATGGCGGCAATCCCGGTTATTTGCGCATTTATTGGCACCACGCAAATCGGCTGGAATTTTGGCGACGGCAACGTATTACAGTTATCCCTGTTGACTGGATTTGTGATGGCAATTCTGTTTTACGGTGTGATGCTGGCAGGCGTGGCCGTTATGGGCAGGGTTATCTGGTGGATGGCGCGTAACTATCCTCAGCGTCCTTCGCTGGCACACTGCATGGTCTTTGCCGGCTATGTTGCCACACCGCTGTTTTTAAGTGGGCTAGTGGCGTTGTATCCGCTGGTCTGGCTGTGTGCCTTAGTCGGGACGATCGCGCTGTTTTACACCGGTTATTTGCTGTATCTCGGCATCCCGACATTCCTGAATATCAGCAAAGAGGAAGGGCTAAGCTTTTCCAGCTCAACGCTGGCAATCGGTGTACTGGTGCTCGAGGTTCTGTTGGCGATTACGGTGATCTTGTGGGGGTACGGGTACCGGTTGTTCTAAGACCACAATCTGTCTGCGCTGCGTTGCTGGTGTAAAAGCCAGCAATGCAGCATTTCGAGATGATTCTCCTGTGGCGACAACGCTGCCGGGTCGTTATGATGCCTGAGCTAGCTTGAGATTATTCTTTATCTCGGGCGGTGTGCGTTGTGACGTGCGTGAACCATTATCAGAAATCTCATCATGCTTAAATTCCGAGTTTCATTATTAAGCCTTGCCCTGGTGCTGGCAGTTCCTTTTGCACCCCAAGCCGTGGCAAAAACGGCGGCTACCGCAGCAGCCTCTCAACCCGAGATTGCGTCTGGTAGTGCGATGATTGTTGATTTGAATACCAACAAAGTCATCTATTCGAACCATCCGGATCTTGTGCGTCCGATTGCGTCGATCACCAAATTAATGACGGCGATGGTGGTGCTGGATGCACGACTGCCGCTGAACGAAAAGCTGAAAGTGGATATCAGCCAGACGCCGGAAATGAAAGGCATCTATTCTCGTGTGCGACTGAACAGCGAAATCAGCCGTAAAGACATGCTGCTGCTGGCGCTAATGTCATCGGAAAACCGTGCGGCGGCAAGCCTGGCACATCATTATCCTGGCGGTTATAACGCATTTATCAAAGCAATGAATGCCAAAGCGAAATCACTGGGGATGACCCAGACACGCTTTGTGGAACCGACCGGGTTATCCATTCATAACGTTTCGACCGCCCGTGATCTCACCAAACTGCTGATTGCCAGCAAACAGTATCCGCTGATTGGCCAGTTAAGTACGACGCGTGAGGACATGGCGACTTTTGCCAACCCGGCCTATACGCTGCCGTTCCGTAACACTAACCATCTGGTGTACCGCGATAACTGGAATATTCAGCTCACCAAAACCGGCTTTACCAACGCGGCGGGCCACTGTCTGGTGATGCGCACGGTTATTAACAACAAACCGGTTGCGCTGGTGGTGATGGATGCCTTTGGTAAATATACGCACTTTGCCGATGCCAGCCGTTTACGCACCTGGATCGAAACAGGCAAAGTAATGCCCGTTCCGGCGGCTGCGCTGAGTTATAAAAAGCAAAAAGCCGCACAGATGGCGGCGACGGGGTCGACGAAGGGCGAGCAAACCGCACAGAACGATTAAACCGTACGCCGGGAAAGCGTAGCGCCGCCGGCAACGAGCCCGATGGCGCTTACGCTATCGGGCTTACGATTCTTTCCAGAACTTCTGTTTACTGGTCTTGCCGATGCCCGGGTTCATGCTGTTGGTCGGGTCATTTTCGCGATAAAAACGCGTCAACGTTTCCGGCGCTTTGTACAGATGCCCCACGTTATGTTCTGCCGGGTACTGTGCCCCGCGAGCCTGCAACAGTTCCAGCATGTGCTCTTTCAGTGCATGCGCATCCACGCCTTTCTTCACAATGTAATCCTGATGGAAGACGTAGCACATAAAG
It encodes:
- a CDS encoding CidB/LrgB family autolysis modulator translates to MMSYIWWSLPLTLAVFFGARKLAARFKMPLLNPLLVAMVVIIPFLILTGIPYDHYFKGSEVLNDLLQPAVVALAYPLYEQLHQIRARWKSIIAICFAGSIVAMVTGTTVALLMGASPEIAASIMPKSVTTPIAMAVGGSIGGIPAISAVCVIFVGILGAVFGHTLLNAMRIRTKAARGLAMGTASHALGTARCAELDYQEGAFSSLALVICGIITSLVAPFLFPVILAVVG
- a CDS encoding CidA/LrgA family protein → MSKSLNIIWQYLRAFVLIYACLYAGIFLASLLPITIPGSIIGMLILFVLLALQILPAKWVNPGCYVLIRYMALLFVPIGVGIMQYFDLLRAQFGPVVVSCTISTLVVFLVVSWSSHLVHGERKIVGQKGSKE
- the dusC gene encoding tRNA dihydrouridine(16) synthase DusC: MRVLLAPMEGVLDSLVRELLTEVNDYDLCITEFVRVVDQLLPAKVFHRLCPELHNNSRTPSGTQVRIQLLGQHPQWLAENAARAVELGSYGVDLNCGCPSKLVNGSGGGATLLKDPELIYQGAKAMREAVPGHLPVTVKVRLGWDSSDRQFEIADAVQQAGASELAVHGRTKEQGYKAEYINWQAIGEICQRLTIPVIANGEIWDWQSAQDCMAVTGCDALMIGRGALNIPNLSRVVKYNEPRMPWPDVVTLLKKYTRLEKQGDTGLYHVARIKQWLGYLRKEYAEATTLFQEIRVLNHSPDIARAIQAIEI
- the yohP gene encoding small membrane protein YohP — encoded protein: MKILLWAILIIFLIGLLVVTGVFKMIF
- a CDS encoding class I SAM-dependent methyltransferase, coding for MSQNIYDDPEFFAGYATLDRSVKGLDGAPEWPILQAMLPSLQDKRVLDLGCGYGWFCRYARDNHATSVVGLDISEKMLAQARSMTPGEGIKYQREDLEALTLAADSFELVYSSLALHYLQDIERLLVTIYQSLTPGGMLVFSAEHPIYTAPLTQGWIKDKTGQLSWPVNHYQQEGERISNWFTEGVKKQHRKLATWINALISAGFEIVFLDEWGPSAEQIAANPALDEEKERPMVFLLSARKPA
- the mdtQ gene encoding multidrug resistance outer membrane protein MdtQ; the protein is MNRNSVFVATALLPLFILMAGCAPMHDTRQSLSQQTPAANVDSALPAALKNGWPDSQWWKAYHDAQLNALIDSTLKNSPDMQVAEQRIQLAEAQAKAVEAQDGPQIDFSADVERQKMSAEGLMGPFAITDPAAGTTGPWYTNGTMGLTAGWNLDLWGKNRAEVTARIGAVKAREAEREQTRQLLASGVSRLYWEWQTQAALKTVLTQIETEQQNVISVDRELYQNGLTSSVEGVETDIDSSKTEQQLNDVNGKMKVIEARLSALTNTQSTSLKLHSTAMPAVESQLPSQLGYSLLARRPDLQAAHWYIESSLSSIDAAKAAFYPDVNLMAFLQQDALHLSDLFRHSAQQMGVTAGLTLPIFDSGRLNANLDITKAQSNLTVANYNKAVVDAVNDVARAATQVDTLAQKNQHQLQIEHDAQRVVGLAQARFNAGIIAGSRVSEAKIPALREQCNGLILQGQWLDASIQLTSALGGGYHLS
- a CDS encoding DedA family protein — encoded protein: MDINNLIAQYGYAALVIGSLAEGETITLLGGVAAHQGLLKFPLVVFSVALGGMIGDQLLYLLGRRYGGKILRRFSRHQAKIHSAQKMIQRRPYLFVVGTRFMYGFRVIGPLLIGASHLPPKIFLPLNILGALVWASLFTTLGYVGGEVVAPWLHSLDQHIKHWIWLVLVIGIMVAARWWMKRRHKRKTGPTV
- a CDS encoding Yip1 family protein; this translates as MNHVWGLFSHPDREMHVINSENESVSHHYTHHVLLMAAIPVICAFIGTTQIGWNFGDGNVLQLSLLTGFVMAILFYGVMLAGVAVMGRVIWWMARNYPQRPSLAHCMVFAGYVATPLFLSGLVALYPLVWLCALVGTIALFYTGYLLYLGIPTFLNISKEEGLSFSSSTLAIGVLVLEVLLAITVILWGYGYRLF
- the pbpG gene encoding D-alanyl-D-alanine endopeptidase; amino-acid sequence: MLKFRVSLLSLALVLAVPFAPQAVAKTAATAAASQPEIASGSAMIVDLNTNKVIYSNHPDLVRPIASITKLMTAMVVLDARLPLNEKLKVDISQTPEMKGIYSRVRLNSEISRKDMLLLALMSSENRAAASLAHHYPGGYNAFIKAMNAKAKSLGMTQTRFVEPTGLSIHNVSTARDLTKLLIASKQYPLIGQLSTTREDMATFANPAYTLPFRNTNHLVYRDNWNIQLTKTGFTNAAGHCLVMRTVINNKPVALVVMDAFGKYTHFADASRLRTWIETGKVMPVPAAALSYKKQKAAQMAATGSTKGEQTAQND